Proteins co-encoded in one Streptomyces sp. NBC_01571 genomic window:
- a CDS encoding S8 family serine peptidase — protein sequence MPAAFAAQPDRTDTAAQPAAAPTARSATVRLVTGDQVTVTTLPGGLHTASVQPGPGREHIPFRTLEGDDKALTVLPFDAQGLVSAGTLDRRLFDVTALIADGYDEAHTTALPLIVSSQPVPSRAGARVTAQASKAATATADRLLALKAAATPFRDLESIHAHSMRVADHDLGKFWKTLNSGASSDAARAAVTPRISLDGKVKALLDRSTAQINAPTAWKAGYEGQGVKVAVLDTGADASHPDLAGRIAEAKDFSGSGNTGDHFGHGTHVASIVGGSGAASGGTRRGVAPKADLLIGKVLDDSGSGDESGIIAGMEWATGEHAKVVNMSLGASIETDGTDPLSEAVNTLTVSTGTLFVVAAGNDGPGTSTIGTPGAADSALTVGAVDRDDSLAPFSSRGPRFGDGAVKPDVTAPGVGIVAARAAGTTLGDPVDAHYISLSGTSMATPHVAGAAALLAQQHPDWQAQQLKDALTSTARTVPGTKVTEQGGGRIDLATAIGPVTATGSVALAPLQIGGAAGRQQAATIHYTNTGDHPITLSLAASLATDSGKALPAGVVSLGSGTVQLAAGGTVDVPLRTDATKAFRGNFYGYVTAKSAGGAVVAHTTVSLVVHAPQHRLTVVYRDRDGHVVPGSLPNIWGADGWVQYTDRDAAVAVVEEGTYYLNSGFYDTTSDGDQVGDVVVPEVKVTKDMTVTLNAAKVTEVKIRTPRPAEQHGVISTMLHRQIDGHGLLQGALYFDTVNHLYVSPTAPVTDGAFEYHTRWQLVAPQLRAKVSGSSQGFTPYYEPLSPVFGDRGARLTAVDAGSVTAPQLDNVRGKLAVARYAWPTGDYAGFSRLAAAAGAKAVLFAWEPAGGAAWTRWQPDGDRLELPSMRTNWKNGGALLDRIKKGTTTLEFSGTVNSPYLYDVMPVSKGSIPQRMVYTVSDRNTAQVSATYTRTGASAWASEQRFGWRPYEDTAWNQYSRYVPVGQQRVEYVSSAEDTLWNHVVHHNVVWIPDFPLQAGSQDSPHTYRPGQHATERWFGAVVRPSVPRGFAMKSVRNGDTLSVYVPEFNDSGTGHWSFSELPVFGGGVGDAAVNDSGPDAVPDTATAVLSRNGKQIAASDNGAWGNFEVSPGKAAYNLSLTTARESDDWRFATDTHTSWTFHSDTAATTTMLPLLQIDYNVPVDAQNAVSRERVHALGLNVRMQDGMPAPRGVKLKVEASYEDGKNWATVHTARRGSDGQFIATLQRPSYIHGDAYVTLRVTATDAAGNSVQQTVVRAFLQRGPK from the coding sequence GTGCCAGCCGCGTTCGCGGCGCAGCCGGACCGCACCGACACCGCCGCCCAGCCCGCCGCCGCGCCGACTGCCCGCTCCGCGACCGTACGGTTGGTGACCGGTGACCAGGTGACGGTGACGACGCTGCCCGGCGGCCTGCACACCGCGTCGGTGCAGCCCGGACCCGGTCGCGAGCACATTCCCTTCCGGACGCTGGAGGGGGACGACAAGGCACTGACCGTGCTGCCGTTCGACGCCCAAGGGCTGGTGTCCGCGGGCACCCTGGACCGGCGGCTGTTCGATGTGACGGCCCTGATCGCCGATGGCTACGACGAGGCCCACACCACCGCGCTGCCGCTGATCGTCTCCTCGCAGCCGGTGCCGTCCCGGGCCGGAGCGAGGGTCACGGCGCAAGCCTCGAAGGCCGCCACGGCCACAGCCGACCGGCTCCTGGCCCTCAAGGCGGCCGCGACCCCCTTCCGCGACCTGGAGAGCATCCACGCTCACTCGATGCGTGTCGCCGACCACGACCTGGGCAAGTTCTGGAAGACGCTGAACTCCGGCGCGTCGTCGGACGCCGCCCGCGCGGCGGTCACTCCGCGGATCTCGCTCGACGGCAAGGTGAAGGCGCTGCTGGACCGCAGCACCGCGCAGATCAATGCCCCCACCGCGTGGAAGGCGGGCTACGAGGGCCAGGGCGTCAAGGTGGCCGTGCTGGACACCGGTGCCGACGCAAGCCATCCCGACCTCGCCGGGCGCATCGCGGAGGCGAAGGACTTCTCCGGCAGCGGAAACACCGGTGACCACTTCGGGCACGGCACGCATGTCGCCTCGATCGTCGGCGGCAGCGGCGCGGCGTCCGGGGGGACCCGCAGGGGTGTCGCGCCCAAGGCCGACCTGCTGATCGGCAAGGTGCTGGACGACAGCGGTTCCGGCGACGAGTCGGGCATCATCGCCGGCATGGAGTGGGCGACCGGCGAGCACGCCAAGGTCGTCAACATGAGCCTCGGTGCGTCCATCGAGACCGACGGCACCGACCCGCTGAGCGAGGCCGTCAACACCCTGACCGTCTCCACCGGCACCCTGTTCGTCGTCGCGGCGGGCAACGACGGCCCGGGGACGTCCACCATCGGCACGCCGGGCGCGGCCGACTCCGCGCTGACCGTGGGGGCCGTCGACCGCGACGACTCGCTCGCCCCCTTCTCCAGCCGCGGCCCGCGCTTCGGCGACGGGGCGGTCAAGCCCGACGTGACGGCCCCCGGGGTCGGCATCGTCGCCGCCCGCGCGGCCGGTACCACCCTGGGCGACCCGGTCGACGCCCACTACATCTCGCTGTCCGGGACCTCCATGGCCACCCCGCACGTCGCCGGCGCGGCCGCCCTGCTGGCCCAGCAGCACCCTGACTGGCAGGCACAGCAGCTCAAGGACGCCCTGACCAGCACCGCTCGCACGGTGCCTGGTACCAAGGTGACCGAGCAGGGCGGCGGTCGCATCGACCTGGCCACGGCCATCGGTCCGGTCACGGCCACCGGCTCCGTCGCCCTCGCCCCGCTCCAGATCGGCGGCGCGGCGGGCCGGCAGCAGGCGGCCACCATCCACTACACCAACACAGGTGACCACCCGATCACCCTCTCCCTGGCGGCCAGCCTGGCCACCGACTCCGGGAAGGCGCTCCCGGCCGGAGTGGTCAGCCTGGGCTCCGGCACCGTGCAACTGGCCGCCGGCGGCACCGTCGACGTGCCGCTGCGCACCGACGCGACGAAGGCCTTCCGCGGTAATTTCTATGGATACGTCACCGCGAAGTCCGCGGGCGGCGCCGTGGTTGCGCACACTACGGTCTCCCTGGTGGTACATGCGCCGCAGCACCGGCTGACCGTGGTCTACCGAGACCGCGACGGCCATGTCGTGCCCGGCTCGCTGCCGAACATCTGGGGCGCCGACGGCTGGGTGCAGTACACGGACAGGGACGCGGCGGTCGCCGTAGTGGAAGAGGGCACGTACTACCTCAACTCCGGTTTCTACGACACGACGTCGGACGGTGACCAGGTGGGCGACGTCGTCGTCCCCGAAGTGAAGGTCACCAAGGACATGACGGTGACGCTGAACGCCGCCAAGGTCACCGAGGTGAAGATCCGCACACCTCGCCCCGCCGAGCAGCACGGCGTCATCAGCACCATGCTGCACCGCCAGATCGACGGTCACGGCCTGCTGCAGGGCGCCCTGTACTTCGACACCGTCAATCATCTCTACGTCAGCCCCACCGCTCCGGTCACCGACGGCGCCTTCGAGTACCACACGCGCTGGCAGCTGGTGGCCCCGCAGCTGCGCGCGAAGGTCTCCGGCAGCTCGCAGGGATTCACCCCGTACTACGAGCCGCTCTCCCCGGTCTTCGGGGACCGGGGCGCACGGCTGACCGCCGTGGACGCCGGGTCGGTGACGGCGCCCCAACTCGACAACGTGCGCGGCAAGCTGGCCGTGGCCCGTTACGCGTGGCCCACGGGCGACTACGCCGGCTTCTCACGACTCGCCGCGGCAGCCGGGGCCAAGGCGGTGCTATTCGCCTGGGAGCCTGCCGGGGGCGCCGCCTGGACCCGGTGGCAACCGGACGGTGACCGGTTGGAGCTGCCCTCGATGCGGACCAACTGGAAGAACGGCGGTGCCCTGCTGGATCGCATCAAGAAGGGCACCACGACGCTGGAGTTCTCCGGCACGGTGAACAGCCCGTATCTGTACGACGTGATGCCGGTCTCGAAGGGCTCCATCCCCCAGCGGATGGTCTACACCGTCTCGGATCGGAACACCGCGCAGGTCAGCGCCACGTACACCCGCACCGGTGCCTCGGCCTGGGCAAGTGAGCAGCGGTTCGGCTGGCGGCCGTACGAGGACACGGCGTGGAACCAGTACAGCCGCTACGTGCCGGTGGGTCAGCAGCGCGTCGAGTACGTGAGCAGTGCCGAGGACACGCTGTGGAACCACGTCGTGCACCACAACGTCGTCTGGATCCCCGACTTCCCCCTGCAGGCCGGGTCGCAGGACTCTCCGCACACCTACCGGCCCGGCCAGCACGCCACGGAGCGGTGGTTCGGGGCAGTGGTCCGACCGTCGGTCCCGCGCGGCTTTGCCATGAAGTCGGTGCGCAACGGGGACACCCTGTCGGTGTATGTGCCGGAGTTCAACGACTCCGGCACCGGCCACTGGTCGTTCTCCGAACTGCCGGTCTTCGGCGGCGGTGTCGGTGACGCCGCGGTGAACGACAGCGGGCCCGACGCGGTGCCCGACACGGCCACGGCGGTGTTGTCCCGCAACGGGAAGCAGATCGCCGCGTCCGACAACGGCGCCTGGGGCAACTTCGAGGTGTCCCCGGGCAAGGCCGCCTACAACCTGTCCCTGACGACGGCCCGCGAGTCCGACGACTGGCGCTTCGCCACCGACACGCACACGTCGTGGACGTTCCACTCGGACACCGCGGCAACAACGACCATGCTGCCGCTGCTCCAGATCGACTACAACGTACCGGTCGACGCCCAGAACGCGGTGAGTCGGGAGCGCGTGCACGCGCTCGGCCTCAACGTCCGCATGCAGGACGGCATGCCCGCCCCGCGCGGGGTGAAGCTGAAGGTCGAGGCGTCCTACGAGGACGGGAAGAACTGGGCGACGGTGCATACGGCGCGGCGCGGCAGCGACGGGCAGTTCATCGCCACCCTTCAGCGTCCGTCGTACATTCACGGCGACGCGTACGTGACACTGCGGGTGACCGCAACGGACGCGGCCGGCAACAGCGTTCAGCAGACCGTGGTCCGCGCGTTCCTGCAGCGCGGCCCCAAGTGA
- a CDS encoding transcriptional regulator, whose amino-acid sequence MRDDVEEFAALLRQLKDRTGRTYGSLARRLNMNTSTLHRYCAGEAVPQHFAPVERLAAFCEATPKERLELHRLWLAAVAARQRVRTAGSAEAVPARTPAPLPAPDGALVEENNSAEQQGDTPDLDEPAGTPAPRPWYRRRRVLAATAVTCVLLATLRGTSALSDNRSSEAEASRTEGPRTAAPGVPHRSAKPPASASPFPGPSSATPNPWQRTPASSATGGGPTSAAKPATGLPLAWSTDSLVWDKGCDHDYVIDKPPAQVPPPPTEQDASAWAARQGAVHGRQTRVRISVQGRSSTAVVLEALRVRIVSRGDPGAGGAYAMGQGCGSDLTPRRFTTNLDVDRPIARPTDGADSEHTIPAVHFPYRVSAEDPEVLQVDATTQTYDVHWYLEVDWSSQGRTGTIRIDDHGSPFRTTSIKGMPRYWYGTNDADRRAWVPYNS is encoded by the coding sequence ATGCGGGACGACGTCGAAGAGTTCGCGGCGCTGCTGCGCCAACTGAAGGACCGCACAGGCCGGACCTATGGCTCGCTGGCTCGCCGCCTCAACATGAACACCTCTACGCTGCACCGGTATTGCGCGGGGGAGGCGGTGCCACAGCACTTCGCGCCCGTGGAACGCCTCGCGGCCTTCTGCGAGGCGACGCCGAAGGAACGGCTCGAGCTGCACCGGCTGTGGTTGGCGGCGGTGGCGGCCCGGCAGCGAGTGCGCACGGCCGGTTCGGCGGAGGCGGTTCCGGCACGGACACCGGCACCGCTACCGGCCCCGGACGGGGCCCTCGTCGAGGAGAACAACTCCGCGGAGCAGCAAGGGGACACTCCCGACCTGGACGAGCCCGCCGGCACCCCCGCCCCCCGCCCTTGGTACCGCCGCCGGCGGGTCCTGGCGGCCACTGCCGTCACCTGCGTGCTGCTCGCCACTTTGCGGGGCACGTCCGCGCTGTCGGACAACCGCTCCTCCGAGGCGGAGGCTTCCCGCACCGAAGGCCCGCGGACGGCCGCCCCGGGCGTACCCCACCGTTCAGCGAAACCGCCGGCCTCCGCCTCTCCCTTCCCTGGCCCGAGCTCCGCGACGCCCAACCCCTGGCAGAGGACGCCCGCCTCGTCCGCCACCGGCGGCGGTCCCACGTCGGCCGCGAAGCCGGCCACCGGCCTGCCCCTCGCCTGGAGCACGGACTCCCTGGTGTGGGACAAGGGGTGCGACCACGACTACGTGATCGACAAGCCGCCCGCACAGGTGCCTCCGCCGCCGACGGAGCAGGACGCCAGCGCGTGGGCGGCAAGGCAGGGTGCGGTGCACGGGCGGCAGACGAGGGTGCGCATCTCGGTGCAGGGGCGCTCGTCCACGGCCGTGGTCCTGGAGGCGCTCCGCGTCCGCATCGTCAGCCGAGGCGACCCGGGCGCCGGAGGCGCGTACGCCATGGGCCAGGGCTGCGGCAGCGACCTCACGCCCCGCCGCTTCACCACGAACCTCGATGTCGACCGCCCCATCGCCCGCCCGACGGACGGCGCCGACAGCGAACACACCATCCCCGCCGTGCACTTCCCTTACCGCGTCTCCGCCGAGGATCCGGAGGTGCTGCAGGTCGACGCGACGACACAGACCTACGACGTCCACTGGTACCTCGAAGTCGACTGGTCCTCCCAGGGCCGCACCGGCACCATCCGTATCGACGACCACGGCAGCCCGTTCCGGACCACCAGTATCAAGGGGATGCCGCGCTACTGGTACGGCACGAATGACGCGGACCGGCGTGCCTGGGTCCCCTACAACAGCTAG
- a CDS encoding neutral zinc metallopeptidase, with amino-acid sequence MEFDDNAALDTSEVQDNRGGALGGIPGGGKTVGGGVVGLLVLVASVVFGVDPSLFGSDSTANSPGAGTGSGTSAADLAADCRTGADANRKEECRIVAVVDSVQAFWQQTETAAGKSYEQAPTFLFTSSVNTGCGNATSDVGPFYCSADDKVYLDLGFFNDLSSKFGAQGGPFAEAYVVAHEYGHHVQDLSGTISRGGGHGQNSGSVKLELQADCYAGVWAHHATTTRDPKSGKPLITKLTQDDINRGLDAAAAVGDDRIQQRYQGKVTPDTWTHGSASQRRQWFSTGYSSGSVTRCNTFG; translated from the coding sequence ATGGAATTCGACGACAACGCTGCTCTGGACACGTCCGAGGTGCAGGACAATCGAGGTGGAGCGCTGGGCGGCATCCCGGGCGGCGGGAAGACCGTCGGCGGTGGAGTGGTCGGGCTCCTGGTGCTGGTCGCGTCAGTGGTCTTCGGCGTTGATCCGAGCCTGTTCGGCTCGGACAGCACCGCCAACTCGCCGGGTGCCGGCACGGGATCGGGCACGTCGGCCGCCGACCTGGCGGCCGACTGCCGGACCGGGGCCGACGCCAACCGCAAGGAAGAGTGCCGGATCGTCGCCGTGGTCGACAGCGTCCAGGCGTTCTGGCAACAGACTGAGACCGCCGCCGGCAAGTCCTACGAGCAGGCCCCGACGTTCCTGTTCACCAGCAGCGTGAACACCGGCTGCGGGAACGCCACCTCCGACGTCGGCCCCTTCTACTGCTCCGCCGATGACAAGGTCTACCTCGACCTCGGCTTCTTCAACGACCTGAGCAGCAAGTTCGGTGCCCAGGGCGGGCCGTTCGCCGAGGCCTACGTCGTCGCGCACGAGTACGGGCACCACGTCCAGGACCTCAGCGGCACCATCTCCCGGGGCGGCGGCCACGGCCAGAACAGCGGCTCGGTGAAACTGGAGCTCCAGGCGGACTGCTACGCCGGAGTGTGGGCCCACCACGCCACCACCACTCGTGACCCCAAGAGCGGAAAACCGCTGATCACCAAGCTGACCCAGGACGACATCAACCGCGGGCTGGACGCGGCCGCCGCCGTCGGCGACGACCGCATCCAGCAGCGGTACCAGGGCAAGGTCACGCCCGACACCTGGACCCATGGCTCCGCGAGCCAGCGCCGGCAGTGGTTCTCCACCGGCTACAGCTCCGGCAGCGTCACCCGGTGCAACACCTTCGGCTGA
- a CDS encoding YdeI family protein yields MTTGRVWFAAGVTQDMETVAFESAEAFQAWLGENHAVSPGIWLKLRKKGPGITALDYTQALDVALCYGWIDGQKAKFDDQWWLQRFTPRKPRSKWSKANRDKVAALIEQGRMHPPGQAEVDRAKADGRWEAAYDGAKTATVPEDLTAALTADPAAAEFFETLDRQNRYAILYRIQDAKKAETRARRIEKYVAMLAKGEKPHP; encoded by the coding sequence ATGACCACCGGCCGGGTGTGGTTCGCTGCTGGGGTGACTCAGGACATGGAGACCGTCGCATTCGAATCCGCCGAGGCATTCCAGGCATGGCTCGGCGAGAACCACGCCGTCTCGCCCGGCATCTGGCTCAAGCTTCGCAAGAAGGGCCCCGGAATCACCGCGCTGGACTACACGCAGGCGCTCGACGTGGCACTCTGCTATGGCTGGATCGACGGCCAGAAGGCAAAGTTCGACGACCAGTGGTGGCTTCAGCGGTTCACCCCGCGCAAGCCGCGCAGCAAGTGGTCCAAGGCCAACCGGGACAAGGTGGCCGCCCTGATCGAGCAGGGGCGGATGCATCCGCCTGGACAGGCCGAGGTCGACCGCGCCAAGGCAGACGGTCGCTGGGAAGCGGCCTACGACGGCGCGAAGACCGCCACGGTGCCGGAGGACCTCACGGCGGCCCTGACCGCCGACCCGGCCGCGGCGGAGTTCTTCGAGACACTGGACCGGCAGAACCGCTACGCGATCCTGTACCGGATCCAAGACGCGAAGAAGGCCGAGACCCGGGCGCGCCGGATCGAAAAGTACGTAGCGATGCTGGCGAAGGGCGAGAAGCCGCACCCGTAG
- a CDS encoding lectin, with amino-acid sequence MGIAVLPLPTIGNAQAASPAAPGFVKDPASLVNPLIGTSGAVDTFPGPDMPAGMVQWGPDTTPDRPSGGGYEYDDSKISGFSLTHVSGPGCGVAGDLPVLPVTGALSGSLGGTSVGFSHNDEKTGIGSYKVTDANGVTTQLTDTTRAGLGAFTFPKGQQANLLFKLSGGATQVDGTRVQVVNKKEISGSIDSGHFCGASNRYTLHFDIKFDQPFTAGGTWVGSTINPSATALKAGKVRQNLSTHPSKPLKEKHFTVPAAPSPTVHDAGGGTRSVAPSPAASAGSAPGKSATGKAKSSVEPPTTGANGMYLTFDTSTNPTVRAKVGISYTSDAGAAGNLSREIKDWNLGTVEQANHNAWNAVLNKVQIGGGSADQQVQFYSALYHALLHPNVFSDADGQYMGMDNQVHKLAKGQQAQYANYSGWDTYRSQTQLMAMVEPKVTSDVVTSMLNGYDQTGLLPKWASNNGESYVMVGDPAAGIIADAYAFGARSFDTDKALAALQHEGTTPNNDRPGESVRDAKGYLPLDENDYSCCNFYGPVSTQLEYDSADYAVAAFAKALGKTPVYTKFATRAQDWMNVFNPQTGYMQGKNKDGQFAGGFTPGTSNGFVEGTSAQYTPMVPFNLRQLIQARGGTQAYSSYLDSLLDNVAHPGGTDADLSNEPSVEIPWEYAYTGEPWKTQAAVRDAQQKLYFNAPVGSFGNDDLGAMSSWYVWSALGMYPETPGTDTLVLGSPSFPVAKVTLGSGKAVQIKAPQAAPDAPYVQSLAVKGKPWQTSWLTYQQFTGAGTLDFTLGTQPDKSWASDPSAAPPSDTTGGDRVLAATGPTSDGLVLQPGASGDGTLNLTNLGSKAVTVDWKATAPSGVTLDTASGALPVAASGSAEAKVHVTAGSTEGTFPVTFALTDHTTGTAVGSAVLGVAVAKAGALWPYDTNEGVFPDGATFSSGFDGGGWAFSQNALSAAGVTNGSAVTADGISYTWPTVTSGQPDNLEMAGQTIPMPAGTSGASLGLLGAATNAPIDGSGVSGTLTVTYTDGTTSRATVGFSDWTLNGGGGKPIPGDTTAVATAYRNTASGGRDSVKTYVFATKVPLDVSKQVASITLPVTGSTGTVHLFGYGFGQ; translated from the coding sequence ATGGGCATCGCCGTGCTGCCGCTTCCCACCATCGGGAACGCCCAAGCAGCGAGCCCCGCGGCGCCGGGCTTCGTCAAGGACCCCGCGTCCCTGGTCAACCCTCTCATCGGCACCTCCGGTGCGGTGGACACCTTCCCCGGCCCCGACATGCCCGCCGGCATGGTGCAGTGGGGTCCCGACACGACGCCCGACCGGCCCTCGGGCGGCGGCTACGAGTACGACGACAGCAAGATCTCCGGCTTCAGCCTTACTCATGTCTCCGGGCCCGGTTGCGGCGTCGCCGGCGACCTGCCCGTCCTGCCGGTCACCGGAGCATTGTCCGGAAGCCTCGGCGGCACGTCCGTGGGCTTCAGCCACAACGACGAGAAGACCGGCATCGGCTCGTACAAGGTGACCGATGCGAACGGGGTCACGACCCAGCTGACCGACACCACCCGCGCCGGGCTGGGCGCCTTCACCTTCCCCAAGGGCCAGCAGGCCAACCTGCTCTTCAAGCTCAGTGGTGGCGCCACGCAGGTGGACGGGACCCGTGTCCAGGTGGTGAACAAGAAGGAGATCAGCGGCTCGATCGACAGTGGCCACTTCTGTGGCGCGAGCAACAGGTACACGCTGCACTTCGACATCAAGTTCGACCAGCCGTTCACCGCCGGCGGCACCTGGGTCGGCAGCACGATCAACCCGAGCGCGACCGCTCTGAAGGCGGGCAAGGTCCGGCAGAACCTGTCCACGCACCCGTCGAAGCCGCTGAAGGAGAAGCACTTCACCGTTCCGGCCGCCCCGTCCCCGACGGTGCACGACGCCGGCGGCGGCACACGCTCCGTCGCCCCGTCCCCGGCGGCGAGCGCAGGCAGCGCACCCGGCAAGTCGGCCACGGGCAAGGCCAAGTCGAGCGTCGAGCCGCCGACGACAGGTGCGAACGGGATGTACCTGACCTTCGACACCTCCACCAACCCCACAGTGCGCGCGAAGGTCGGCATCTCCTACACGAGTGACGCCGGTGCGGCGGGCAACCTCTCCCGCGAGATCAAGGACTGGAACCTCGGCACCGTCGAGCAGGCCAACCACAACGCCTGGAACGCGGTGCTGAACAAGGTCCAGATCGGCGGCGGGTCCGCGGACCAACAGGTGCAGTTCTACTCCGCGCTCTACCACGCGCTGCTGCACCCGAACGTCTTCTCGGACGCCGACGGGCAGTACATGGGCATGGACAATCAGGTCCACAAGCTGGCCAAGGGACAACAGGCCCAGTACGCCAACTACTCGGGCTGGGACACCTACCGCTCCCAGACCCAGCTGATGGCGATGGTCGAGCCCAAGGTCACCAGCGATGTCGTCACCTCGATGCTCAACGGGTACGACCAGACGGGCCTGCTCCCCAAGTGGGCGTCGAACAACGGCGAGAGCTACGTCATGGTCGGCGACCCGGCCGCCGGCATCATCGCCGACGCGTACGCCTTCGGGGCCCGGAGCTTCGACACGGACAAGGCGCTCGCCGCCCTGCAGCACGAGGGCACGACCCCGAACAACGACCGTCCCGGCGAATCGGTGCGGGACGCGAAGGGCTACCTCCCGCTGGACGAGAACGACTACAGCTGCTGCAACTTCTACGGACCGGTCTCCACGCAGTTGGAGTACGACTCCGCGGACTACGCCGTCGCCGCCTTCGCGAAGGCACTGGGCAAGACGCCCGTCTACACGAAGTTCGCCACCCGCGCGCAGGACTGGATGAACGTCTTCAACCCGCAGACCGGGTACATGCAGGGCAAGAACAAGGACGGTCAGTTCGCGGGCGGATTCACGCCGGGCACCTCCAACGGCTTCGTCGAGGGTACGTCGGCGCAGTACACTCCGATGGTCCCGTTCAACCTGCGGCAGCTCATCCAGGCGCGGGGCGGCACCCAGGCGTACTCGTCCTACCTGGACAGCCTGCTGGACAACGTTGCCCACCCCGGCGGCACCGACGCCGACCTGAGCAATGAACCCAGCGTCGAGATCCCGTGGGAGTACGCCTACACGGGCGAGCCGTGGAAGACCCAGGCGGCCGTCCGCGACGCCCAGCAGAAGCTGTACTTCAACGCCCCGGTCGGTTCCTTCGGCAACGACGACCTCGGCGCGATGAGTTCCTGGTACGTCTGGTCCGCGCTCGGCATGTATCCCGAGACCCCGGGCACGGACACCCTGGTGCTCGGCAGTCCGTCCTTCCCGGTGGCCAAAGTGACCCTCGGAAGCGGCAAGGCGGTGCAGATCAAGGCGCCCCAGGCCGCGCCCGACGCGCCGTACGTGCAGTCGCTCGCCGTCAAGGGCAAGCCGTGGCAGACCTCCTGGTTGACCTACCAGCAGTTCACGGGAGCCGGCACGCTCGACTTCACGCTCGGCACCCAGCCCGACAAGTCGTGGGCGTCCGACCCGTCCGCGGCGCCGCCGTCGGACACCACGGGCGGCGACCGGGTGCTGGCCGCGACCGGCCCCACCAGTGACGGCCTCGTCCTCCAGCCGGGTGCGTCCGGTGACGGGACGCTGAACCTGACCAACCTCGGCAGCAAGGCCGTCACGGTCGACTGGAAGGCCACGGCACCGTCGGGAGTCACGCTGGACACGGCATCCGGCGCACTGCCGGTGGCCGCGTCCGGCAGCGCCGAGGCCAAGGTCCATGTGACGGCGGGCTCGACCGAAGGCACGTTCCCGGTCACCTTCGCACTGACCGACCACACCACCGGTACGGCAGTGGGCAGTGCCGTCCTCGGCGTGGCCGTCGCGAAGGCGGGTGCGCTGTGGCCCTACGACACCAATGAGGGCGTCTTCCCCGACGGGGCCACTTTCTCGTCCGGGTTCGACGGCGGCGGCTGGGCGTTCTCGCAGAACGCGCTGTCGGCGGCCGGGGTCACCAACGGCTCCGCCGTCACGGCCGACGGCATCTCCTACACCTGGCCGACAGTGACGTCCGGTCAGCCGGACAACCTGGAGATGGCCGGCCAGACCATCCCCATGCCGGCCGGCACTTCAGGTGCGTCCCTCGGCCTGCTGGGCGCTGCGACCAACGCGCCGATCGACGGCAGCGGGGTCTCGGGCACGCTGACCGTCACCTACACCGACGGCACCACTTCCCGGGCGACAGTCGGCTTCTCGGACTGGACGCTCAACGGAGGCGGCGGCAAGCCGATTCCGGGTGATACGACGGCCGTCGCGACGGCTTACCGGAACACGGCGAGCGGAGGTCGGGACAGCGTGAAGACGTACGTCTTCGCGACGAAGGTCCCCCTCGACGTGTCCAAGCAGGTGGCGTCGATCACCCTTCCGGTGACGGGCTCCACCGGCACTGTCCACCTGTTCGGCTACGGCTTCGGGCAGTGA